In Mauremys reevesii isolate NIE-2019 linkage group 13, ASM1616193v1, whole genome shotgun sequence, the sequence ccagtgaactctccccagcaaacccctccggtgcctcttctgccgctctctgcaaagccccacagagcggccacctccccacttaactatctaacagcctccctccttattcccagtgcggagtcacaagccccagtactcacagccccaggcagctccgggcagccgtgatactgggtccagctctggcctgtccttctcgggcgattccccccggcacaggacttctcctggctcctgtcctgggctgtccccgatcgggcttgtcctcctcaggcctccagcaggttctctctgcttccttccccagggccagccatgctgctgctcctctctctccctccagctccagccctgccccctggagtttccctccttttttcttactctccccctccccctttgggaaaaagatttaaaggggccatgctctctagaccCCAAAGTGGTTACACTTGTCAGAGGTGGGTACCGGCCTGCTGAAAAGAACTGAGTGATTGCAGGCACCCTTGACCAGAGACAGGTGGCGCTAGTGGGAGGCAAGTGTCGACCCTGTTACAGTAACACAGTAATTGCTTTGCAGGTTTCAGGTTTTATTGAGTTTAGGGAGCACAGAGAATGGCAGGTAAGAGGAAAATATTCAAAACTGATGAAGAGAACAATGACAAATATAACACTTAACATGACAAAAGTGAAGATTATCCATTCTTAGAGTGAATACGCAACACCGGCAGGGTAAAACTGGTGGATAGTTCTTAACGAAAGGACAGAGTTTGACATGACTGCTATTTGTGGCAGCTGGGAAATGACATGTGGGATCGggtcggggtggggaaggggcggctatactgtataatgggcactagggggcagcagagggtgtggcagggaaggggcggctatactgtataatgcgcactaggggcagcagagggtgtggcagggaaggggcggctatactgtataatgggcactaggggcagcagagggtgggggtgggaaggggtggctatactgtataatgggcactaggggcagcagagggtggggtggggaaggcggctatactgtataatgggcactaggggcagcagagggtgggggtgggaggggcggctgtactgtataatggacactagaggcagcagaaggtgggggtggggaaggggcggctgtactgtataatgggcactaggggcagcagagggtgggggtgggaaggggcggctatactgtataatgggcactaggggcagcagagggtggggtgggaaggggcggctgtactgtataatgggcactagggggcagcagagggtgggggcagggaagggggggctatactgtataatgggcactagaggcagcagagggtgggggtgggaaggggcggctatactctataatgggcactaggggcagcagagggtgggggtggggaagggcggctatactgtataatgggcactaggggcagcagaaggtgggggtggggaaggggtggctatactgtataatgggcactaggggcagcagagggtgagggaaGGAAATTTGTCCTGTACAGTTTGACCTGTGTTCAGAGTTAGGTGAGGAGCCACCTCCTTTGTGTGGTGACTGTCACAAAGGAGCCGGAGCCAGatgggaggaagcagcagggtcccctgcctgccctccaTGCCTAGCGCTGGCCCTATATGCTCTTCACATAGAAAACAGGGAGACGATTCAAGCAGGTGATGACGATTTTTTGTGATGCGCTGGTCCCGGTGTAAGAGAAGCCCCAGGGGTTCAATGTGCAGATGGTGATGCTGAAGGGATTCTTGCTCTCGTACTGGTAGGGCCCGGCGGATAACCCAGCCGTTGTGCAGACTTTTCTGATATCCTTTTCCTCCGCATGGATGAAGGTGTTGCTGTATTTCAAGTACAGCACCCGGTCCCACATCATCTTGTTGCAATAGGCGTTGTTGTTGGTGGCGACGGTCTTGGGGGAGTCCACATGGTTTTTCTGGAACATGTCATTCAGTGGGTTCCACCTGTGTCCGAGGGTCAGAGCCAcagaggcagccagcagggcgAGGGTCAGCAGGAGCACAGGGCAGGGTCCCCTCAGAGCCATGTCTGTGTCTGTTGCTGGATTGACCTGCAGCAGGGACACAAGGGGGAGATGATTCGGGGTGGGGATCTGCCTCCTCTGTGGAACCTGTTGGGCCCAAAgcctcttccctctcccatcccactctgcccccaaagcccagccccctccttgtaacaaggaggaggaaaaaaattgttctccttaacctctgaggataggacaagaagcaatgggcttaaactgcagcaagggaggtttaggttggacattaggaaaaacttcctaactgtcagggtggttaagcactggaataaattgcctagagaggttgtggagtttccatcattggggatttttaagagcaggttagacaaacacctgtcagggatggtctagatagtacttagtcctgccttgagtgcagggtactggactaaatgacctctcgaggtcccttccagtcctatgattctatgattattcccCCCCCCACTATGCGACACGTTGCACtgagccccactaacaccagGCCCTACACTCTGTCctctctcccactgctccccacgctctgaacccaggagtcctggctccgagCTCTTCTTCCATAGCCACTGGATCATGCTGCCTCTCAGAAAGAAACCCTGCAATAGAATCCCAATATGAAACTGTTCTTTCCTCGCTCCCagctggtggaatctcctgcAACTTACCTAAGTCCTTGTTCCTTCACTGTCACCAGAACAATGGATCCCAGCGTCTGTTGAGCTGAACCTCGCCCTGATCCTCCTGACTGTCTTGGGGCGGGTTATATAGAGCCCAGCTAGGTAtgtagggggaggagagggaggggaaaacaATAACCAATTGGGTAAGGACAATTTCCTGATATCTTGCAATTAAAAGTAGTGGCccagcaggcagggcaagggtacGGATTAGACAGCACGTGTCCTACCAGAGATGTGGGATCCTCCAAAACATCTCAGGGTGAGTCTACCCACCtttgctgcccctagtgcccattatattGTATAGCTGCCCCTTCCCATCACTTACCTATGTCGTGGTAGGTTAATGTTGGGAAAAGATTGTGTCAGGCTGAGCTCTGGAAGCTGTGACTGAGCTGGATTCACTTACTGCTCCCTGTTATAAGACACTTACTGCAAATCCCAAATGTCTGGGGTGAGTTTGTAAGGGCCTCGGTGtgtcaaaaattaaaaaatctctTAAAAAACAGAGAACCTGCTGCGGACCTCCTGTGTCTCTCCCCCTACAACACAGTCACTctggattcatagattctaaggacAGAATAGttataatctagtctgacctcccatataGCATAGggcagagaactgccccaaaatactTCCTAAattagatcttttagaaaaacatcctgtcTTGATTTAACAACTTGTCatcgatggagaatccaccacaacttttggtaaattgttccaatggttaattaccctcaccattCAAAATGTTCATCTTGTTTCCTGTTTGGGTCGTGTGAGACCTTcctttgctagactgaagagcccgttattaaatatttgttccccatgtgggtaattttagactgtgatcaagtcacccctgaactttctctttgttaaactaaatagattgagctccttgtaTCTAccactctaaggcaggttttctaatcctttagtcattctcgtggctcttctctgaaccctctgcaatttttCAGCCTCCTTCTTCAATTACGGGCACCAGAACTAAACACAGTATTCCAGCGGCACCCAAATACACAGGTCAAAtagcctctctgctcctactgaagATTCCTCTTTCCTTTCATCCCACGATCCCATTAATCCTTTTGGCTGCAGCATTGCACTGGAGGCTCATGTAGGGCCAAGAATCAATCCCTGTGGGACTTCACAAAAAACACATCCActccacagaatcataggacATGAAGGGACCATGagacgtcatctagtccagtcccctgtagtCATGGGAGGAcgaagtattatttagaccattcctgacaggcgtttgtctaacctgcacttaaaaatctccagtgatggagattccataacctcccatGTGAATTCTGTATTGTTCTAACTTCgtaatcaaaatattgtgctttAGCAAGCCAAACGCATAATAGAGTCTatgtatattatgtcaacactatcacctttatcaaccaaacttgtaatctcataaaaaaagatatcaagttagtctgACAGGGTCGATTTTCCGTAAACCCATGTCGATTGGCATCAATGACATTACCCTCCTtatttctttaataataaaatcCCAGATCAGCTACTTCATTATCTTGCCCAGAATCAATGTCAGGCTGGCAGGTCTATAATTACctgcctttttaaatattagcacacccttttaaaatattggcacaaaatCAGCAttcttctagtcttctggaacttccccagtgctccaagacttattgaaaatccaCATTgatggtccagtgagctcctaCCCAGTTCTTAACCTGTTTCAATATATAAAACAACCTCTCACTGTCAGAAATATTCCCCCTCGGAAAAGTGATTCCACAATTAACCAGGTGTTAGTTTGTGGAATCCATTTATGTAgcccttagagagacaaggtgggagaggtagtGTATTTTGTTTAatcaacttctgtgggtgaaaaCAACAAGCTTTCGAGATTACACATAGCTCTGTTTATGCTTGAActatccaccttgtctctctaactccTGAGACCAAcgcagctacaacaacattgcagaCAACATATGTGAACCTTATGGATTCTGATTGATTGTATGAGCTCTGAATATGGTCTGAACATTATGCAAAATGCTAAATCCCAGTGTATATTTGAAGCCACTGTTTGCTAGCACGGACAGGTCACGTATCTCCCACACCCTGATTGGAAGCTACTATTGGACAATCAAAGGTCATTAACCTCTGCTGTGGTAGAATAATGGGGGTGCCAAAGAGTGTGGGTCCTGGTTGATAGTCAGCTGAACAAGAGCtcctagtgtgatgctgtggccaaaagaggtAAATAGGGGAATCTCCAGGAAGGAGTAGAGAGGTCATTTTACCTTGGTGttgggcactggtgcaaccactgctggagaacagtgtccagttctgatttTGGACCTACTACACACCACTCCTCTCATGGAtggggagatagaacccaggagtcaggGCTCCCAGCCTCTCCTGTCCTAACCTACTTGATCCTATAAAGAATAAAACCAAGATTGCTGGCCTCAACTCCCACCCTGCTCAGGTCCCAAATCCCACCGGATGCAAGGAACCGAGAGGACCTCTTTAAAGCTGATGAGACTCTAGAAGTGAAGGAGTGTAACAGCGACCAACATGACCTCCTAAGCAAAATCAGGACAAGAGCTTGTTCAGAAGCTTCTACGAGACCAAAGAAACATGGCCCCTAAACTCCCAGTTTGCATGGCGATAACACCTGACCTCCTTCCCAGCTTGGCGGGTCCATCATTTCTACCTGCCAGATATGTTCATGGCAATAACAACCTCCCACAGTCCTGTAGCATCTGCCAGTCCTGCTCCCACATAGGGATGGGCACAGATGTAATTACAGAGGGAGATAGAGGGGTGTGTCGGGGATGGGTGGATAGAGAGCAATTTTTGTACTGATGTAGCTATTAGTCCAGTGCTATCCTAGTGTGCACGCAAGTAGAGCAGTATAACCAAGCTTTATACCTGTCAGCGACCAGGACATGAGCACTTGTGGcttgtggttggagcaggagtcatgcctagtggttagagaaggAGCTGGTAGTCAGGAATTGGAACTGAGGGTTGGGACCAGGGGGTTACTCAGAGTAAGATAAGGTAGGGGTAAGGCTGAGGTTAaggcaggagccaggctgggtcccaggcaggagcaggactgaaactAGACAGAAAAGGAACGATTGTGATCATGGAGGAATGCTTTGAGCGGTCGTTGAACTGCTGCTGTGGGGCTTAAGTGCCtgtctgctgactcttccagcCAATCAGGTAGCATTGCTAATCAGACAGCCTATTACAGGCCAGCTGTACTTGTTAGGGTGCCCTGCTTCCAAGCTGGCTCTGCTGTAGcttctcacaaaactgggcgactgggaaacaaaatggcagatgaaattcagtgctgagaaatgcaaagtaatgcacattggaaaacttaatcccaactctacatataaaatgatggggtctaaattagctgttactactcaagagaGAGATTTGGCGTCgtggatagttatctgaaaacatccaaTCAAAGTGcagaatgtggggaatcatttggaaagggatagataataagacagaagatatcatattgcctctatgtaaatccatggtatgtccacatcttgaatactctaTGCAGATGTGGTCGACCCATCTCAAagcagatatattggaattggaaaaggttcagaaaaaggcaacaaaaatgattaggggcatggaacagcttccgtatgaggagagaataataagattgggacttttcagcttggaaaaatgacaactaagggggaatatgatagagatctatcaaatcatgacttgtgtggagaaagtgaataaagaaatgttatttactccttctcataacacaagaactaggggtcaccaaatgaaattaatagggagcaggtttaaaacgaacaaaaggaagtatttcttcacacaaggcacagttagcctgtggaactctttgccagaggatgttgtgaaggccaaaagttattaaaaaagaactagataaattcatggggtattggtccatcaatggctaatagccaggatgggcaggggtggtgttcctagcctctgtttgccagaagctgggagcggacgacaggggatggatcactcaatagttgctcagttctgttcattccctatggggcaactggcactggccactgtcagaagacaagttactgggcttgatggacatttggtctg encodes:
- the LOC120381097 gene encoding ribonuclease-like, with product MALRGPCPVLLLTLALLAASVALTLGHRWNPLNDMFQKNHVDSPKTVATNNNAYCNKMMWDRVLYLKYSNTFIHAEEKDIRKVCTTAGLSAGPYQYESKNPFSITICTLNPWGFSYTGTSASQKIVITCLNRLPVFYVKSI